In Chitinophaga sp. HK235, a single window of DNA contains:
- a CDS encoding response regulator transcription factor — MIRIITVDDHPIVLEGLKNLLLNEPDVVLEKQVSSGKDTLQALREFQPDIILLDINLPDINGIVLCGDIRKTYNQVSIVVLSNSNDRNIILSAVGNGASGYILKNTPMEEIPDAIRKVHDGGIYFCTGTQKVLNNKSSEVVLQLPHLTRREKEVLSLIGQGNTSQEIASQLFISTYTVDGHRKKIMEKFKVNSMAAVIKIATENSLM; from the coding sequence ATGATTCGAATTATTACTGTCGATGATCATCCTATTGTACTGGAAGGTTTGAAGAACCTGCTCTTGAATGAACCGGATGTGGTACTGGAAAAACAGGTCTCATCCGGGAAAGATACTTTGCAGGCCCTGCGTGAATTTCAGCCGGATATCATCCTGCTCGATATTAATCTTCCCGATATCAATGGGATAGTGCTCTGCGGAGATATCAGAAAAACGTATAACCAGGTAAGTATTGTAGTGCTGAGCAACAGCAACGACAGAAATATCATATTGTCTGCAGTCGGGAATGGAGCCAGTGGATATATACTGAAAAATACTCCTATGGAAGAGATACCGGATGCTATCAGAAAAGTTCACGATGGCGGTATTTATTTCTGCACCGGCACCCAGAAGGTGCTCAATAATAAAAGCTCTGAAGTGGTCCTGCAGCTGCCTCATCTCACCCGGCGCGAGAAAGAGGTGCTGTCACTGATAGGGCAGGGGAATACCTCACAGGAAATCGCCTCGCAGCTGTTCATCAGCACCTATACGGTGGACGGGCACCGGAAGAAAATCATGGAGAAGTTCAAAGTCAACAGTATGGCGGCTGTCATAAAAATTGCCACTGAAAATAGTCTGATGTAG
- a CDS encoding 2,3-diaminopropionate biosynthesis protein SbnB: MLYLNADDIRSIGFDWKKLTEVISESVAALHQNDYSQPIKPYLRYGDPKNRIIAMPAYLGGSQPMAGIKWIASFPDNIYKNKLRANSVTVLNEHDSGIPLCVINTSLISAVRTAAVSGLMIVKYLEANTINRKLIVGINGFGPIGKMHLKMVTAILGDNIAKIYLHDIAGVDKEQVDPEIRHLVEVAGTWEEAYSDADIFMTCTVSAAPYIDKTPRSGSLQLNVSLRDYKVDMKDQVDVIVVDDWDEVCRQNTDIENMHKAKGLQKNDTLSISDIVCNDALKQHKAPEVVMFNPMGMAIFDIATGYYYFREATARKIGSEMPD; the protein is encoded by the coding sequence ATGCTTTATCTGAATGCTGATGACATCAGGTCTATCGGATTTGACTGGAAAAAACTGACAGAAGTAATCAGTGAATCCGTGGCCGCCCTCCACCAGAACGATTATTCCCAGCCTATCAAACCCTATCTGCGGTACGGCGATCCGAAAAACAGAATCATTGCTATGCCCGCCTATCTCGGCGGAAGCCAGCCTATGGCCGGAATCAAATGGATAGCCAGTTTTCCGGACAATATCTACAAAAACAAACTCCGGGCAAACTCCGTTACCGTCCTGAATGAACACGATAGCGGCATTCCGCTGTGCGTCATCAACACTTCGCTGATCAGCGCGGTAAGAACTGCCGCCGTATCCGGCCTGATGATCGTCAAATACCTGGAAGCCAATACCATCAACAGGAAGCTGATCGTTGGCATCAATGGCTTTGGCCCCATCGGAAAAATGCACCTTAAAATGGTGACCGCTATTCTGGGAGACAACATAGCGAAAATTTACCTCCACGATATCGCCGGCGTTGATAAAGAACAGGTGGATCCTGAAATCAGACACCTCGTGGAAGTAGCCGGCACCTGGGAAGAAGCATACAGTGATGCGGATATCTTCATGACCTGTACTGTTTCCGCTGCCCCCTATATCGATAAAACACCCCGTAGCGGCTCCCTTCAGCTCAACGTTTCCCTGCGCGACTACAAAGTGGATATGAAAGACCAGGTGGATGTGATCGTGGTAGACGACTGGGACGAAGTATGCCGCCAGAACACAGACATCGAGAATATGCATAAGGCGAAAGGATTGCAGAAAAACGATACGCTCTCCATCTCCGATATTGTTTGCAACGATGCCCTGAAACAACACAAGGCTCCGGAAGTGGTGATGTTCAACCCGATGGGTATGGCCATCTTCGATATTGCTACCGGATACTATTATTTCAGAGAGGCCACCGCGAGGAAAATAGGTTCTGAAATGCCCGACTGA
- a CDS encoding pyridoxal-phosphate dependent enzyme, giving the protein MLTELNKLAAFIGQTPLIPLENEHADLFAKLEYNNFSGSSKDRAAFSIIYNGIKSGAINEGTTIIASSSGNLAIAVASICKRLHLKFIPVIDPNINKAYEALLNLTSYKVVKVTKRDHTGGYLLTRIDTVNELYAGMDNAFIADQYADPNNYKGYYGLGHEIITSFSKLDYIFIAVSSSGAITGISRSVKQKRPEIKIIGVDVEGSVIFRKEGSKRYISGIGASKIPPIIENAIIDDVVIVSQLDLIKGCHQLLNEQAIFAGASSGAVYLAAKNYAKYSEHTDRPQSLLIFPDKGHTYLDTIYDQEWVDQLAEKLQPATSAQG; this is encoded by the coding sequence ATGTTAACTGAACTTAATAAACTCGCCGCCTTTATTGGCCAGACACCCCTCATCCCCCTGGAAAATGAACATGCCGATCTCTTTGCCAAACTGGAGTACAACAACTTCTCTGGCAGCTCAAAAGACCGCGCAGCTTTCAGCATTATCTACAATGGCATCAAATCCGGCGCCATCAACGAAGGTACCACCATCATCGCCTCCAGCTCCGGAAACCTCGCTATAGCGGTGGCTTCCATCTGTAAAAGGTTACACCTGAAATTTATTCCTGTCATCGACCCCAATATCAATAAAGCATACGAGGCTTTGCTCAACCTCACCTCCTACAAAGTAGTGAAGGTGACTAAAAGAGACCATACCGGCGGCTACCTGCTCACCAGAATAGACACGGTGAACGAATTATATGCCGGCATGGACAACGCTTTCATCGCCGACCAGTACGCAGATCCCAACAATTACAAAGGATACTACGGCCTCGGACACGAGATCATCACCTCCTTCAGCAAGCTGGATTATATCTTCATCGCTGTGAGCTCCAGTGGCGCCATCACAGGGATTTCCAGAAGTGTGAAACAGAAAAGACCAGAGATCAAAATCATTGGTGTGGATGTGGAAGGCTCCGTGATCTTCCGCAAGGAAGGCAGCAAACGCTATATCTCCGGCATAGGCGCCAGCAAAATACCACCCATCATCGAAAATGCCATCATCGACGATGTGGTGATCGTTTCACAGCTGGACCTCATCAAAGGCTGCCACCAACTGCTCAATGAACAGGCCATCTTCGCAGGTGCCTCTTCCGGCGCGGTATACCTGGCCGCCAAAAACTATGCGAAATACAGTGAGCATACAGATAGACCTCAATCCCTGCTGATCTTCCCGGATAAAGGACATACCTACCTGGATACTATTTACGACCAGGAATGGGTAGACCAGCTGGCTGAAAAACTGCAACCCGCCACTTCTGCACAAGGATGA